Proteins encoded together in one Macadamia integrifolia cultivar HAES 741 chromosome 8, SCU_Mint_v3, whole genome shotgun sequence window:
- the LOC122085952 gene encoding laccase-4-like has protein sequence MEPWVRVLVLVACLFPAMVECRVRNYKFNVVTRNTTRLCSSKPIVTVNGRFPGQTLYAREDDTVIVKVVNHVQYNVTIHWHGIRQLRTGWYDGPGYITQCPIQPGQSYTYNFTITGQRGTLLWHAHILWLRATVHGGIVILPKRGVPYPFPKPDNEVVVILGEWWKSDTEAVISQAMKSGVAPNVSDAHTINGHPGPLSPCSSQGGGFKLQVESGKTYMLRIINAALNEELFFKVAGHNLTVVEVDATYTKPFTTDTLLITPGQTTNALLTANLGAGKYLVTASPFMDSPVAVDNVTATATVHYSGTLSSSATTITQPPPQNATPVANKFINSLRSLNSKTYPAKVPLTVDHNLLFTVGLGVNPCATCVNGSKVVAAMNNVSFIMPTFALLQAHYFNISGVFTTDFPANPPITFNYTGNPPGTSPANMATMNGTRLYRLPYNATVELVLQDTGIIAPENHPVHLHGYNFFQVGRGLGNFNSKNDSKKFNLVDPVERNTIGIPSGGWAAIRFTADNPGVWFLHCHLEVHTTWGLKMAFVVDNGNGPNESLIPPPSDLPTC, from the exons ATGGAGCCTTGGGTTCGTGTGTTGGTGCTGGTGGCTTGCTTGTTTCCTGCCATGGTTGAGTGTAGAGTTCGGAATTACAAGTTCAAT GTGGTGACGAGAAACACCACAAGGCTATGTTCGAGCAAGCCCATTGTCACCGTTAACGGTCGTTTCCCGGGGCAGACATTGTACGCGAGGGAAGACGATACCGTCATCGTCAAGGTCGTCAACCATGTCCAGTACAACGTTACAATTCACTG GCATGGGATCCGACAGCTTAGAACGGGTTGGTACGATGGTCCAGGATACATTACACAATGCCCGATCCAGCCGGGTCAAAGCTACACCTACAACTTCACCATCACTGGCCAAAGAGGTACACTTCTATGGCATGCGCACATCCTCTGGTTAAGGGCGACAGTTCACGGCGGCATCGTCATCTTGCCGAAGCGGGGCGTTCCTTACCCGTTCCCCAAACCCGATAATGAAGTCGTCGTCATATTAG GTGAATGGTGGAAATCGGATACTGAAGCAGTGATCAGCCAAGCCATGAAGTCCGGTGTGGCACCAAATGTCTCTGATGCACACACGATTAATGGTCACCCAGGACCACTCTCTCCTTGCTCTTCACAAG GAGGAGGCTTCAAGTTACAAGTAGAGAGTGGCAAGACATACATGCTACGCATCATCAACGCTGCACTCAATGAGGAACTCTTCTTCAAGGTCGCCGGACATAATTTAACGGTGGTCGAAGTCGACGCCACTTACACCAAGCCCTTCACCACAGACACCTTACTCATCACCCCTGGTCAAACCACAAATGCCCTTCTCACCGCCAATCTCGGTGCCGGAAAGTACTTAGTTACAGCCTCTCCTTTCATGGACTCACCAGTTGCAGTTGACAACGTGACTGCAACAGCCACAGTCCACTACTCTGGCACTCTATCTTCTTCTGCAACCACCATTACCCAACCTCCCCCACAGAATGCAACCCCAGTTGCAAACAAGTTCATCAACTCTCTCCGTAGCTTAAATTCCAAAACATATCCAGCTAAGGTTCCATTAACTGTGGATCATAATCTTCTATTCACAGTTGGACTTGGTGTTAATCCTTGTGCCACTTGTGTTAATGGGAGCAAAGTAGTTGCAGCTATGAATAATGTCAGCTTTATCATGCCAACCTTTGCACTGCTTCAAGCACATTACTTCAACATTAGTGGAGTATTCACTACTGATTTCCCTGCCAACCCACCAATCACTTTCAATTATACCGGTAATCCACCGGGTACCTCGCCGGCAAACATGGCAACCATGAATGGTACAAGGCTTTATAGGCTACCTTATAATGCAACAGTAGAGCTTGTATTACAAGACACAGGCATCATAGCTCCAGAGAACCATCCTGTCCATCTTCATGGGTACAATTTCTTCCAAGTTGGAAGAGGACTTGGGAATTTCAATTCTAAAAATGATTCCAAAAAATTTAATCTTGTTGACCCAGTTGAAAGAAACACGATTGGAATTCCTTCAGGTGGTTGGGCTGCTATAAGATTTACAGCAGATAAtccag GTGTTTGGTTCTTGCATTGTCATCTAGAAGTGCACACGACATGGGGACTTAAAATGGCGTTTGTTGTGGATAATGGTAATGGCCCCAATGAATCACTCATACCACCACCAAGTGATCTTCCTACTTGTTAA